The genomic segment ACTCGGTTTCCACTAGATGGCGCATCCGATGCAGATATTGGAGTAAACTCGGCCTTGACCTACCGAGTGGATCCCAACGAGTACTTCGCTTTGGACACACAGAACGATCGTGAACAGACGTCTTCGTTGTCACTTGTATTGAGGAAATCATTGGACAGAGAGCAAATTCAGGAGCATAACTTAGTATTGACAGCCACTGATGGGGGTAAACCGGAGCTGACCGGCACAGTTCAGTTGCTGATTACAATTCTGGATGTGAACGACAATGCCCCAGAATTTGAACAGTATATTTATAAAGTGACAGTATTAGAGAACGCATTTAATGGAACATTGGTGATCAAGCTGAATGCCACAGATCTTGATGATGGTACGAATGGAGACATAATCTACTCATTTAGAAGGCCTATATCGCCTGCGGTGTTATATGCATTTATCATAAACCCCAACAGTGGGGAAATTAGAACAAGAGGTAAACTAGATTTCGAAGAAAAGAAGTTGTATGAAATATCGGTGGAAGCAACAGACAAGGGGAATATTCCAATGGCAGGTCACTGTACCATTTTCGTGGAAATACTAGATATAAATGATAATGCCCCAGAAATTACCATAACTTCTCTGTCACTTCCGGTGCGAGAGGATGCTCAGGTGGGCACCGTCATCGCCCTGATCAGCGTGTCTGACCGTGACTCTGGTGCCAACGGGCAGGTGACCTGCTTACTAACACCCCACGTTCCCTTCAAGCTGGTGTCCACCTTCAAGAACTNNNNNNNNNNNNNNNNNNNNNNNNNNNNNNNNNNNNNNNNNNNNNNNNNNNNNNNNNNNNNNNNNNNNNNNNNNNNNNNNNNNNNNNNNNNNNNNNNNNNNNNNNNNNNNNNNNNNNNNNNNNNNNNNNNNNNNNNNNNNNNNNNNNNNNNNNNNNNNNNNNNNNNNNNNNNNNNNNNNNNNNNNNNNNNNNNNNNNNNNNNNNNNNNNNNNNNNNNNNNNNNNNNNNNNNNNNNNNNNNNNNNNNNNNNNNNNNNNNNNNNNNNNNNNNNNNNNNNNNNNNNNNNNNNNNNNNNNNNNNNNNNNNNNNNNNNNNNNNNNNNNNNNNNNNNNNNNNNNNNNNNNNNNNNNNNNNNNNNNNNNNNNNNNNNNNNNNNNNNNNNNNNNNNNNNNNNNNNNNNNNNNNNNNNNNNNNNNNNNNNNNNNNNNNNNNNNNNNNNNNNNNNNNNNNNNNNNNNNNNNNNNNNNNNNNNNNNNNNNNNNNNNNNNNNNNNNNNNNNNNNNNNNNNNNNNNNNNNNNNNNNNNNNNNNNNNNNNNNNNNNNNNNNNNNNNNNNNNNNNNNNNNNNNNNNNNNNNNNNNNNNNNNNNNNNNNNNNNNNNNNNNNNNNNNNNNNNNNNNNNNNNNNNNNNNNNNNNNNNNNNNNNNNNNNNNNNNNNNNNNNNNNNNNNNNNNNNNNNNNNNNNNNNNNNNNNNNNNNNNNNNNNNNNNNNNNNNNNNNNNNNNNNNNNNNNNNNNNNNNNNNNNNNNNNNNNNNNNNNNNNNNNNNNNNNNNNNNNNNNNNNNNNNNNNNNNNNNNNNNNNNNNNNNNNNNNNNNNNNNNNNNNNNNNNNNNNNNNNNNNNNNNNNNNNNNNNNNNNNNNNNNNNNNNNNNNNNNNNNNNNNNNNNNNNNNNNNNNNNNNNNNNNNNNNNNNNNNNNNNNNNNNNNNNNNNNNNNNNNNNNNNNNNNNNNNNNNNNNNNNNNNNNNNNNNNNNNNNNNNNNNNNNNNNNNNNNNNNNNNNNNNNNNNNNNNNNNNNNNNNNNNNNNNNNNNNNNNNNNNNNNNNNNNNNNNNNNNNNNNNNNNNNNNNNNNNNNNNNNNNNNNNNNNNNNNNNNNNNNNNNNNNNNNNNNNNNNNNNNNNNNNNNNNNNNNNNNNNNNNNNNNNNNNNNNNNNNNNNNNNNNNNNNNNNNNNNNNNNNNNNNNNNNNNNNNNNNNNNNNNNNNNNNNNNNNNNNNNNNNNNNNNNNNNNNNNNNNNNNNNNNNNNNNNNNNNNNNNNNNNNNNNNNNNNNNNNNNNNNNNNNNNNNNNNNNNNNNNNNNNNNNNNNNNNNNNNNNNNNNNNNNNNNNNNNNNNNNNNNNNNNNNNNNNNNNNNNNNNNNNNNNNNNNNNNNNNNNNNNNNNNNNNNNNNNNNNNNNNNNNNNNNNNNNNNNNNNNNNNNNNNNNNNNNNNNNNNNNNNNNNNNNNNNNNNNNNNNNNNNNNNNNNNNNNNNNNNNNNNNNNNNNNNNNNNNNNNNNNNNNNNNNNNNNNNNNNNNNNNNNNNNNNNNNNNNNNNNNNNNNNNNNNNNNNNNNNNNNNNNNNNNNNNNNNNNNNNNNNNNNNNNNNNNNNNNNNNNNNNNNNNNNNNNNNNNNNNNNNNNNNNNNNNNNNNNNNNNNNNNNNNNNNNNNNNNNNNNNNNNNNNNNNNNNNNNNNNNNNNNNNNNNNNNNNNNNNNNNNNNNNNNNNNNNNNNNNNNNNNNNNNNNNNNNNNNNNNNNNNNNNNNNNNNNNNNNNNNNNNNNNNNNNNNNNNNNNNNNNNNNNNNNNNNNNNNNNNNNNNNNNNNNNNNNNNNNNNNNNNNNNNNNNNNNNNNNNNNNNNNNNNNNNNNNNNNNNNNNNNNNNNNNNNNNNNNNNNNNNNNNNNNNNNNNNNNNNNNNNNNNNNNNNNNNNNNNNNNNNNNNNNNNNNNNNNNNNNNNNNNNNNNNNNNNNNNNNNNNNNNNNNNNNNNNNNNNNNNNNNNNNNNNNNNNNNNNNNNNNNNNNNNNNNNNNNNNNNNNNNNNNNNNNNNNNNNNNNNNNNNNNNNNNNNNNNNNNNNNNNNNNNNNNNNNNNNNNNNNNNNNNNNNNNNNNNNNNNNNNNNNNNNNNNNNNNNNNNNNNNNNNNNNNNNNNNNNNNNNNNNNNNNNNNNNNNNNNNNNNNNNNNNNNNNNNNNNNNNNNNNNNNNNNNNNNNNNNNNNNNNNNNNNNNNNNNNNNNNNNNNNNNNNNNN from the Mustela nigripes isolate SB6536 chromosome 12, MUSNIG.SB6536, whole genome shotgun sequence genome contains:
- the LOC132027553 gene encoding protocadherin alpha-13-like; protein product: MLFWRGGPGIPSLLLLLLLLAAWKTGSGQVHYSVLEEAKHGTFVGRIAQDLGLELAELVPRLFRVASKGPGDLLEVNLQNGILFVNSRIDREELCGRSAECSIHLEVIVNKPLQVFHVEVEVKDINDNPPVFPESKKRIIIAESRPPETRFPLDGASDADIGVNSALTYRVDPNEYFALDTQNDREQTSSLSLVLRKSLDREQIQEHNLVLTATDGGKPELTGTVQLLITILDVNDNAPEFEQYIYKVTVLENAFNGTLVIKLNATDLDDGTNGDIIYSFRRPISPAVLYAFIINPNSGEIRTRGKLDFEEKKLYEISVEATDKGNIPMAGHCTIFVEILDINDNAPEITITSLSLPVREDAQVGTVIALISVSDRDSGANGQVTCLLTPHVPFKLVSTFKN